AAGCTTCCATGCTGCGCGGTCCTCTGGACACTGTGAAGAGCTCCACCTCAAACAGCACCGTAGCACTGGGCGGCACTGGGTCTGTTTACACCGGAGGGAAACAGATGATGACGGTGTGCATAAAGCCATAATCACCACTCAGGTGTAATAACTGGGGCCCCACTGATCCatcattcattaaaaataaaaaaataaagcccaTGAGCCTtttcacagacatgaaaacCCAAAGATAAAAGCTCTTATTTTACACAATATTTTAAACAATGCAGAACACGTTGACTACTGAAATTGTGGCGTACATTTTCTAGATGTTTACAGTAAAATAAGATgtgcatttatatttacattatatacaaACATGATACAGTTATGGTTAGTAAtatttgtcttttccttttggttatttacaataacatgtaGCTATTAAAACATAAGGCTTGATACCAAATCCAGGCTCTAATAATCACGGCATTAATAACTTAGAGTTTACAGTTTATCATATACAATATGAtgattgtaagtcgctttgtcGCTTTGCCATAGCCCTGTGCGTCAGGCACAGGGCTGTGGCACTTTACACCATTATTATCCGTTAAATATCTTCGTTTCTATGTATTATATTACGATTTGTCATCAGTTACAGTTTGTCAGTAATCATTTATCTTTAGTAAGATGCATAAACTCAAAGTTAAGGGCCAACTCAGCCTCATAGCAGCGTTTTTATAGTCCCTACAGCTACTATACAGTATTTAATCACGTTTAAGTTGTAAAAGTGATTTGATGCCTTAGCTTTGTCACTAAAGCAACATGCTTTTCAAGTGGTTATTTTGTTAATGAGTGCGGGAAAAAAGGGACAAACTCAGCTCAAAGGTGTGAGTGAATCTGACAGTTTGTGAACAAAAGCATTTCATCGTGTTAATGCAGATTCCCAGGTTAAGCGACACCATCAGAACATCAGCATGAACAGATTTGTCAGGAAAAATGAGTGTCTAGTCaaagaaaagtgaattattAGTCTCCCGAAAGTCAGTCAAAGCATGcaagaaagaagagcagagacCTTTGAACCTTTGTGCATGCTTTCAGGACATGCCATGGGCGGATGAGAAGCAAACGCAGTGAAGGTTGTGATGCTCTTTCAGTTAAAgtgctgaaaaaagaaaacaagacagtGTGACTGAGGGTGGTTCTTCCAACACAGAAACTATAATAAACAGTGCAAGTgacttttattgacatttttcatttgtaaCTTGTTAATCACAGCTTACATGTCATACCGCTGCTGATTTCCACTGATTTTCTGCGGCCAATGACACATTTATCACATGATCCATCACAGAAAACATTTGGACATAGAAAACACTTTTGGTAACAAGTTCAAACTGAGTGGTGATGCGaccaaaacacatttactgttTTTACGTAATGGTGCGTCAGATTTTAAGAAATTCTTTTAAATTCTGTCTCTTGCAATGTTTTCCCCAGGTTCTCAAGCTTCCTCCCACATTGAACATTGAATTGGATACGCTAAATtcaccgtaggtgtgagtgtgaaagtggatggttgtttgtctctatgtggctctgtgatggactggctaaccgtccagggtgtactccgctTTTCAcgctatgtcagctgggattggcaccagcgacccctgcgtgaccctcatgtggcggATAAAGCAGTAGTAGATGATTGAGTGTCTCTTGCAAATCAACACACTGATCAGAATAACAGGCCTTCCTCTATATGATGTGTCCTTTTACTCATGCTGTGGGTTGGTAATGATAAGTGTGAGTGTCATAAAACATTTGATCAGCTCTATTAAATCTATCTGAGGCTGTCAAAAACCTTTCAAATCACATTATCTAGAATGAAACAAAATGCTTATTTTCATCCACTATcctgtgtaaacaaacatctgtctgtccaACCAACATACCTTTTCCCTTTTCTCCAAATGCCAGCATGGGTGGAATTGTTATTTTCCGTTTCTCTCCGGGACACATACCAGTCATCCCAATATCAAGGCCTTTGATGACTTGTCCAATGCCTAAAACAACCCACTGAGGATGCCCCGCTTTGTCTGAACGACTGAGGaggaaataatacaaaataatacaaaacatcCCATTAGATTCACAGGGTATTATACGTTTGCATGAACCTGGGTTTATTGGAACAAACTTCCAGCGTAATTGGGTTGTTATAAGTAGataatattactgtaatatcATGTTATTTTTCAACGTAATATCCAGGTAATTACTTAATAACAACACCAACATAATTGTGTTGAAATAAGTAGATAATATTACTGTAATACCATGTTATTTTCAAAGTAATATCCAGTATAATAGTTTGGTGAATAACTATAGGCTGTCAGTGTAATTACCTTTACATGAAAatgattgtgatttaaaaatatatattataaatattttaaagttatatCTCATCCTCTCTTATGTCACAGACATATTTCCATTGCTTTTAACTAAGCCTTTACTTTGTGATTGCCATAAATGACATGGTATTGACATAacattacctccttattaccataCTGTCACCAGATTgttaatgtaaacaaataaaaccaaatatagCATGGTAGGCAAAGATAAACAATTAACAGTTAAATTATAGACAGTGGCAGATCATTTTCAAAGGATTCAGAGACAAATGCATCATGAATCTAGAAAAGGTCTGTCTAAAAGCTGGATTAGAGTCAcgtcaaaaatgtttttgcaaaGATCATCTTATGTTAAATGCaacaggttttgttttgtgtgttttattcaaatCACTGACCTGCAGTAGAACTGGGACCCATCTTTGGCGAGGTAGCCATCATAGTGCACGTTGACCAGATCTCCTTTCTTACTGGTCTGAGTGCACTCTAAGGGCTTAAACAGAACCTCGATCTTCACTTCTCCTTCCACATCATCCGCTGCGGTACAAAGTGACCACAGACAGAACCATGAggagacgaggacgaggacagagCGGGTCGGTGTTCTCCACATCGTGCCGTTGTGTGTGCAGTCGTGGCAACTTCTGAGGGCGACGCTTGAACGCCACGGTGGGGGGGCGTGGCCTGGAGCGGCTGCTGACGCTGCCCCCTTTTTTTACGTCTACATCACAGCTACGTCACGGGGGTTAAAATGGAGGCAAAACAAACGCAGGTCTTCTATACCTAGTGGTGTTATAGAATTAATGAAAGGCACCGGGAAGAACCGGGAAGTGGGAGGACTGTATTGTTTTTCCTCTGGAGGGCAGTATTTCCCCTCTCAGTGTACAACCTGCCGGAAATGATTATTAAAAGAAGAACACGCCACAAGTTAATTCAGAAGTCACTTGTCAAACCCCTCACgagcgagagaaaaaaaacgctGAACTGATTTACATGAACTCAGTCCAATAGACAACCTGAAAGCGTTCTACGTCACACAACACGCCGACCTTATATGGTTTTCCACCAATAAGGGCACAGTGGGCGGGACCGTGTGGCTATTTATTTCCGGATGTCGGCGCTGGTGAGTCATCTCCTCTTAGTCCGTCAAGGTTGTGATTGTTGTGTCCACCAGTCTCTCACGTTAACTCGCGTTTACCTGTGGATCCACCATTTTCTCTCAAACTGCTCCACAGGATTGAGATGTTACACTTTCGGTTCTCCACAGTGCTCAAGGAGTTGACTGAAGCTACCCTCAAACGTCCGCTGCCCGCCTGTAGACAGAGGTCCTGGTTGCCGACCCGCCACTGCCGCTTCGGCGCCGCCTCCGTTGGTGCGAGAGCTGAGTCTCCTCGGCTCCTCCATGCCGCTCCGCACCGGCAGCCGCTGCGCGCCGCGCCCTTCGCCACCCCGTTCCGCTCCTACTGCGTGAAAACGGATGGCGCCGTGGAGCTCGAGGAGCAGCTGAAGAAGGACGATAAAGCTAGCGAGGCAGCGAGTGAGAAGTAGGTTTCACGCACTTTTGCTGGTGAATTATCTGTTAATAACGTAACGCTCTCccttacaacacacacacacactctgacataTTCATATTAAGCTAACACGCGTTCTCAAGAACACGCGAGTACGACGACTTCAAAAAGGTAACGTGCGGTAACCATGTGTTCTGTGGCAATAAAATAACAGCAGCGTGGGAACTGTACTGAAAGTGAAACCGTCTTGTTGTCAAGTCAGATATTAAgtgaaaagaacattttttttaaatccttgaGTAATACGGTAGAAGGTCAAAATGAAACCAAGTGTCAGTGACGAGCTTTTAAACCTGTAATGGTTAAGGCTCTTATCAGAATGATAAATGCCTGTTTGGAATTCAGTCTGTGGCGGTTTCTGTCGTGACCTCCCACTGTCCGTGAAACGAGATCTGCCTTCTGCTCCGGGCCCACGACGTTACCGTCTGTGTCCTCCAGCTCTACAGGAGCCTGAGAGACTGCAAATATCTACCTTcagcactgatgatgatgatgatgatgatgatacatgTAAATATCAGCAATGAATGTTCGCTCAAACCACACCAGGattgttataatgttatatGGCTGTAACCCTTATTAATCAGTTATTTAACTACTCAACAAAAATAAAGGTTGTGTGATTTCAGCGTGGGGGCGGGGCCCATTTTGTGTATTATTATGGATAGATATCTTAATAATTAAATTGGTCAGGAGCAGCCCTAAATTGCTATTATTTTACGTGTAATTTCTGTTGCTCCTCAGCCACCTGCCTGTATAAGTGAAGTATATATGATGTTTATCTATAAGATTGTAATGTCAGAGTTTGGTTTTGAAGGCTATCCTGATAGGTGAGCTTACAGAGACAGGGTGTTGTCATCAGTAAGATATGTAGTCCATGGTATGGGCTTGCTACTGACTATGAGTCCCCCTCATAGTCAGTAGTTTTCCACCTTCTAATAGCCTCTCTCCACAGAAGGAATATAACAGATGtggaacacttttattttagcaCAGGTTCTACCTTGTAGCTGCTGGTCATTATGGACAAAGTCCTACAAACATGTCAACACTTTCAGGAATTAAGATCTAATTAAGATGTAACATGTACAGGTACCTTTTCCACTTGTTGGACTAAATAAGAAGTCCAGGTCATGATCATAGCTACTATTTAAGGAAATGTAGCATACATTTTTACTATATACAGTGGAAATGTATAGGAAAAACCTATCATCAAAGCCTCACAATGTTCTAATGGATTCATTTATAATGCAGGTCTTATGTCAAAGATAAATATCTAGCAGTAGAGGGCGAGAGCCTTAAGGGTTATTGCAACATGAACATATTTACAACAAGCCTATTTAATCCTTGCTTTAATGATGTGGATATTCAAGTAAGGCCTGTTGTAGTAaagcctttgtttgtttgtccacagAAGTCTGCTATAGTCCGTTATTTTAATATTGTCACCTGCCCATGCCTGTGGCAGAACTAACTGCACCAGAGATAAAGTagaatttttaaataaaggctCAGTTTTTCAAAGGTCAGTGGAGGATTTTCTTGCATCCAGGAAACTCTtgaagtgctttgtttttatctgtgaGCAGTGACTTGGCGGCAAATGGACGGAGCCATCTGCCTgtcaacatttttaattcagAGAAATTGTGTTGTAGGCGACATCCGCACCTGGTTTGTTTGTGCAGGTTAAACACTCCGGTGTGCTTGGTCCATGTAGTTTAGACTCTTGAGACGAGTCACAAGTGCAAACATGAAACTGGGTCAAACTGACAGCAGGATTATGTTAATGTGTTAATTCATTCATCCTTCTCATCATACTGCAGGAGGCTCTCTATCTAGAGATTCTGGTTAATGAAGTTCTCTTGCATAATTTGCTGTTGGGCTGACCGCAAACCTTGGTCCATCTTTCACTGAGACTGTAAACAACGTGTGTTAAGACTAGAGTTAAACAAGTTTGTTAGACTAGGATGTGATGACAGTGGTTCAATTTCTTTAGGCCCTGATGGAAGGTTTATTACAGATATATTAAAGCTAGTAATAGCTTTATTACGGATATATTACAAGCCACCACTAGTAGTGCTAGTAATAGATTTACGCTTTATGTTGATGCTGAATGATACGATGGCATGCAGCCCTAACCGCAGTCATTTTAAAGGTATTATTTTATGTTCATATGTGACGAATACCTACAAATTTACCCCAGTAGTCTCTACAATGGCAGCACAACATGGTGGTAAGGTCATTTTGCTCATATCCGAACACAAAGTACACACTCCAGAAACACATATACACTTCCCTGGTTTAAGCGCGTGTGCAGTCATGCCTCATGCCCATATGGCAAACgttctttaaatgtaaatgcacaGGTAAGCCTTTGTCTATACTGGATTTGTTGGATTGTTGTTGACTTGTGACTCTGTGGTGTACGGCGGCACTTGCTGACTCTGTTACATGCGAGTGCCGTTTTATGCTTGACCAACACTCGCTCTCAATTAGCCATGCTTGACAGACAGCATTTTAATTTCTCTTGGTTTGTTTGCTCATGTTCAGGCTCTGTTACCTTGGTTCTGTGCATAGTGTTTACTCTGGGGAACAGATGCACCAAGCAGAGGTGATGGAGGAAGGGGGGAAGGTGATGGAGGCAGGGAACTGCAGACTGAATCCTGCATTTTTAAAAGCTCTTTGAGCTTGAGATGAAGCAATAAATCTTGTGTGTAACGTCAAGATTGGCTTTAAATGCAGATTTTACCAGCATTTATTTTGAGATGGGATGCTGAGATTACTGTGGGATCAATCAGGGATGTAGATCAATGGATTACTGCTTCTGCTGCTAATAAACATTGGATTGAACAGGCATTAAAGTGGAATTTAAAGCATTTTCCTGGCTTTCATACCATAACCAGTATAGTATATGGCTTAAAATCCACATAATGTTCAAACCTCAAGGTTAAGAGAACCTGGCTGCAACTACAGATTATTTCCATAAACGATTAATTGCTCGATTACTAATTTGGTCCGAAAATGATAATCAGTgtttgatgttctcaaatgtattgttttgtccacaaaccaaaatcattctTTGTTATATACAATGAATGGAAAAAGCTGAAAGAATCAGATAATTGTTTACGACGTTTGCCGTTCTGTCGATCTTGCTGCTCTGCCATGAACAGCGTTTGGACTGAATGTGATGTTGGCTTTATTAATCCGAGTGCCACAGATGGCTGGACAGAGTAAAGACGAGAGAATTTCTGGAATTCAGTTCTGGCCAGACACAGCTACCAAACCTTTCACTGGCCACGTAGTTCATTCAAACCACTGCATGTAATCACAGCTCAATTTATGGCACAGAGGAACCTGTGTCCCCgtttcaaaaatgatacagaaaATGGCGTATGGGGTTTTCCATGCCTGCAGAAAACTGTAGATATTATGTATTGTAAAGGGAAGCTGTGACACTGTGTAATCCTCTCCAGCCAGCACGCACAGTGGGACAGTCTATATTGCACAACTCCAGACGAGGTCACTTTGTACTGGCAACATATATTTATTGCATTTTGCACCTTTGCAAATGTTTGTGCCAAGTGtaaatccaaatgccaatgggAAACGTGAAGTAATACATTATGTTTATGTACATACAGGGTTTGTCCTCTTTTTTGATGTGTATTTCCAGTATGTGTCACTGAAATACCTCACCTACATGATAAGACCGTATCAGTTACTCCAGAtatgctgtgtttacactggCAAGTCAGGTGGGAATAGGTTTAATTGAGGCTCATGCTAAAGGTCAATGTTGTCGCGTATAAACATGGCATCTGCTACTGTGGCCTAATAGTTCCTTTAATTCACAACAACTTGGCATGCTTtcctgcttctctttttttgtgtgtgtgtgtgtgttgctaatCTCATGTTGCCCCTCTTGTCTTAAGCAAGAGTTATTTTAGTGTCACATTTCTGAAAGTGCATTGTCTTTTACTGATCTGTCACTTCTCTGACCTAGAAGAAGAAATGCAGGCATCCTCCCAAGTCTGGAGGATTTGCTCTTCTACACGGTTGCAGAAGGCCAAGAGACGGTTACCGCTCACAAATTTCTCTCGGTAAGTTTTTCAGGTTCATTGTGGTTTAAGCAAGTAATAATGAAGATATTCAGAGATACTCACAATTAACTTTACAAGTGTTCCTTTGTTAcaactttactttattttcaaattccCATACAGTTATATTTACTTCTGTTCTTTTAATTCCATTATTGCAGGCACTTAAGACCACAGGGCTTCGCACTGGAGATCCTCGGCTGAAGGAATGTATGGATACCCTCAAAGAAACTCTACAGAACACACCAGATGGCATGACTCTGGACAGGCAGCAATTCAAAAAGTAAGTCTCGCCTTTCCTTGActtgtgtgttgttatttttttatatctccAACCACGGTGGCTTGATTTTAAATCACCTTCCCCATAAACatattccacctttgctttaaGTATCTTATGCAGTTTGATGatcatattttttgtaaatgagcaaatttaaacatatttgaATGTATAAATTTGCATATTgcataaatgcaaaaaaaaatatccatc
This genomic interval from Solea solea chromosome 2, fSolSol10.1, whole genome shotgun sequence contains the following:
- the fkbp7 gene encoding peptidyl-prolyl cis-trans isomerase FKBP7 gives rise to the protein MWRTPTRSVLVLVSSWFCLWSLCTAADDVEGEVKIEVLFKPLECTQTSKKGDLVNVHYDGYLAKDGSQFYCSRSDKAGHPQWVVLGIGQVIKGLDIGMTGMCPGEKRKITIPPMLAFGEKGKDPVPPSATVLFEVELFTVSRGPRSMEAFKEMDLDADKILTKAEIKEHLKMSYEKGGKPRDDPHYEKIIADIFYKSDKDNDGLISAKEFNIYGHDEL